In Pan paniscus chromosome 1, NHGRI_mPanPan1-v2.0_pri, whole genome shotgun sequence, the DNA window tggaaGCTAGAGTTATAAGACTATAAAAAAACAGTAAGAGGGCCTGTCATTTAGCTGTTAATATTAGTAATTATGAACACTGTGGTATTGCCTAGAGAAGTCAGTTTATATTTAGGTGAAAAAAGAAGAGTGCCAAAATGGTCATTCacaatgatatttatttatttatttagagacagtgtctcactctgtcatccaggctggagggcagtggcacaatcccggctcactgcaacctctgcctcccaggttcaagcaattctcctgtctcagccacccgagtacctgagattataggcacgtgccaccatggtgggctaatttttctatttttaatagagacagggaccatgcctggccagatacTATTTtctactttcactttttttttttttttttttttcccagagacagggtaggccgggcacggtggctcacgcctgtaatcccagcacttgggaggccaaggcgggcagatcgcgaggtcaggagatcgagaccatcctggctaacatggtgaaaccccgtctctactaaaaaatagaaaaaattaggtgggcatggtggtgggcacctgtagttctagctacttgggaggctgaggcaggagaatggcatgaacctggaaggcagagcttgcagtgagctgagatcgtgccactgcactccagcctgggtgacagagcgagactcaatctcaaaaaaccctcccacctcagtctcctgagtagctgggactacacgtgtgtaccactatgccctattttttaattttttgtagagggtctcattatgttgtccaggctggtcttgaactcctggattcaagggatcctcctgcctcagcctgccaaagtgctgggattacaggcatgagccactgcacccagactcaCTATAATTATTTAAGAGATATAATGCACTATGGACAAAGCAGGGGGAAGGAGGGACTGACATTCAGACCAGCTATGTGCAAGGCATCATGCACACGCAACATGCAGTCCACAAAATGTAATACAGTGAATAATGACATTGAGAGTTAAAAACTAGTGCTGAAATAATATTTGAGCAGGAACTCCAAGTTACTTACTCTTCACAGTGGGTTTCCTAGGATCATAGGAAACAGTGCTGCTGACCACTGGTGCCAAGTGGGCACTGCTGGTGCTTGGGCCATCATAGGCCGGCTCCTCAGGGCTGGGGTTAAAGCTGTTGCTACTGGAGGAAGCATGGCTGCTTCCCGTGGGGTACGGAGCTGGCTTGATCCTGCAACACAGGACAACACTGGTTAGGCATGAGCACAAGAAATCTGCCCTGAGCACGAACAGCCTGAAGCTGGCCTGTGTGAGGATGACTCACCCTGTTTGTGGCTTTGACCAGTGGACCCTATCACCCTGGATTCTGGTGGTGGCTCAGAGATGTCTCCATTATCCTTTCAGAATAAATGATAATCTCAACTAACTTTTCACTGTTTTGGTATAAATCTGTATTTTGAAAAGGCTAATGTGGCTTAGACAAAATAACAATCATTGcagaaatgtgttttttgtttagaTGGGAAAAGGGAAAGCATAAGGGAATGTTTCCCATAAGCCAGGCTTTGCTCTCCATTTAATCTTGACTACCCTAGGGCAGGGGTAATTATCACCTTGCACTGCAGTCCAAGAagcggaggctgagggaggtgaggGAAGTGCTGAGCTGATGAGGTCTGCCTCCAGAGCCCACAGTCTGCACTGCCTCACTTTCACCAAAAGCAATTTGCTTCCTGCCGCTATGGCTACCTCTAAGGGTTGATAGCACACAAAAGCCAGGTAAGAACACAGATCTTACTTGATTTTCTCAGGGATAGCTGCTCCTCCCGTTCCAAACTTTTCCTGCCTCCTCCGGACGTCACGAGGTGGCTTGGCCACAGAGTTGACAAAGGCCATCTTTGCTTGTCGGCCTGTGGAATTATGGAGATGAACATCTGCCTTCTTGAGCAGAGATGCTACTGTTATTTAAATAATCCACGGGCTTTTCGAGTGCCCTGAAACCCCACTTGTAGGGTAGAATGGGTGGTGGCAGAAGAAATACCCACCCTGCTACCTGATGTAGGGGCAAGCAGTCCTACACCAGCCAAGCCCACCAACACCCTGCTATTGACCAGAACACTCATCCTGCCAGTTCTCCCCCAGCTCTCCCGTCTCTGTTACCTTTGGGCTTATTGGCATGTGCGAACTGGATATTCTTTGTTAGTACTCGTAGCCGCTGCTCTCGGGCGTCCTGAAGCCGCAGGTACATCTCTCGCCACGACTCATACTCTTCGGGTCTTTCTTCCTTAAAATCTCGGTGACAATGAACTTTCCATAATTGATCTGTTTCTTCAATTAATACCTGAAACCAGAACCAGGACATCATTTGTGTACAAgcacttttccatatttttttttttttttggagacagagtcttgctctgtcgcgtagactgcagtgcagtggtgcaattttggttcactgcaacccttgcctcctgggttcaagcgattctcatgcctcagcctcccaagtagccaggactacaggtgcttaccaccacgcccagctattttatattttcagtagagacggggttttgccatgttgtccaggctggtctcgaactcctgacctcagataatccgcccaccttggcctcccagagtgctgggattacaggcgtgtgtcaccatgcccagccccatatctttttctgattatttaatTACCTAGGAGTGACCAGTTTCCCAAAAATTTTTTGGTCTTCATCTTAGTAGTATGTTAAAATACCACaattctaggaaaaaaataactcactaaattttaaaaatgcgaAGTGTGAGGCACTATGCTAGTTGCTTTTGGTGGCTGTGACAGAATATCACAAAAATTTGTGTAACATCAGTCTTTTCCTttagaaaatcagcaaagggTAGAACTGCGATCAAGTCAAATCAGGTACTTCCCAACACTACGCTGAACTGTGATGGCAAAGGGGCAACCTAAGAAGGATGTTaagttattggccaggcacgttggctcatgcctgtaatcccagcacttcaggaggccaagagtCTGAGAGTccatctctctaaaaaataaaaatattagccaggtgtggtggtatgtgcctgtagtcccagctacttgggaggatcacttaagcccaggagttcaaggatgcagtaagccatgattaggCCTCTGTACTGCAGTCGAAGCAACAGAggtagaccctgtctccaaaaaaaaaaaaaaaaaggtgttaggTCATAGAACTTTCAGAATTAAAGAGAGACAGCTGATGCAATCAAATGTGTATGCCCTACATCCTAAGGAGGATTCTGGATAAATCTTGATGTTTCTTAAGAGACATCCAGCCAATCACCAGATGTCAGAGTGTCAACACAAAGTGCTTTCCCCGCcctgggtcccagctactctgctgCCAGAATTCTCCCTTTACCTTCATGACTAGGCAAGCTCAAGGGAGATGTTAagtgtttttcttctccctttgaaTCTCACCCTGATCCTAGCCCAAGAGGCCCACTTAAGGTGCCAGGAGCAAGTGCTAATAACATGCTTGTTTAAAGGCCCAGTGGCAAACCAAATATATCCAGAACAATGCTCTGACCACTGATCTGCCCTTCAGCCACAGCGGAGTCACAGGGACAAAGCTATTTCTGGAGGTACAAGCCAGAAAACTGCCCTCTTCCCACCCAAACAGAATACTCACATGATTGTATTCCTCTATGCGATACAGCTGATCAGGTGTACACCTCTCCAAAACGGGTTCAAGAACAGAGTATGGGACTCCTCCCACTTCAAAGATTGCTGCAGAGAAACCAAAGGTGAAGACACTGAGTAGCAGCCAAGCCACCCAGTGATAAGGTCCAAGTGCTACAATGTGCTTGAGAGCTAGAGAGAAGCGTGTGACTTACAATCGATGTTGTTTTTAAGTACTCGGATGCACTGCTGGTGCAAGGTCATCATTTTAGGGAGATAGGCACACTTGGAACCAGAATACACCTGCATCTTAGAATTCATTCTGCGCCCAGTAAATccagcttcttcttcttcctggGGTGAAGAGAACGCTATAGggcaagaaaaacacaaaaggcCCTAAGTGATCCAGTGAAAACTCTCCTCCTACCCCCTTCAGCCTCCTACTTCCCTTTCCCAATGGCAATCCACGCTACAGATTTTTGTAGATCCTtccagagaatttaaaaataagctcctgtaatcccagcactttaggaggccaaggcagatgaatcatctgaggtcaagagttcgagatcggCCTGCCCaacatgcaactgtagtcccagctactcaggaggctgaggcagaggaattgcttgaacctaggaggtggaggctgcagtgagccaagatggagctactgcactccagcctgggcaacacagcaagactctcaacagcaacaacaacaaaaagcaaatgtATCTTATTCCTTTTAAGCCAATTAATCAATTAATAACATACTCACTACATACATTGCTTTTCTTCATTTGCCACATCTGAGATCATTCCATGTCAGTGCATAgactttccacattttttttttactgtggcaTAGGATGCCACTGTGTAGATGAACCATGATTTATCTGTTAGTCTCCTGCTGATAGACCCTTATGTGGCTTCTACTTCTTTTGCTATGAAaattagacatttttttctttcagacaaaAATCCTATGTAACACATAGGATAAAGGGCTGCTAATAACAGCAGCAGCAATTTACTGAACAATTACTATGTGATAAACCCAGAGCAAAAAGGCATCACTTCTGAATTCATTAAACTGAGCCCTATGGGGCAGATACCATTATGACTCCCATTTACACAATATATACAACTAAGGTCCAAAGAAATTAAGATATTTCTCAAGGTCATATAACTTGCAGAAACcagagttgggattcaaacccaagccaTCAAACTTCAGAGTCTATGCACTTAGGAAATGCATCAAAAATCTGATGTTATGgtgatagtttttttgtttgtttttgaaacagtcttgctctgtcacccaagctagagtgcagtgatgcaatcatagctcactgcagccttgaactcctgggctcaagtgatactcccacctcagcctaccgagtacctgggatgtgccaccatgcctggctactttttttctcttgtagagacagcatcttgctgtgttgaccagggtggtttagaactccttttttttgaaatagagtttccctcttgttgcccaggcttgagtgcaatggcgtaatctcggcccactgcaacctccacctcccaggttcaagcaattctcctgcctcagcctccggagtagctgggattacaggcacgcaccaccatgcctggctaatttttgtatttttagtagagacagggtttcaccatgttggccaggctgatctcgaacttcttacctaaggtgatctgcccgcctcggcctcccaaaatgctgggattacaggagtgagccaccaagcctggttgGTTTAGAACCCTTGGccacaagcaatcctcttacctcggcctcccaaagtgctggaattataggtgtgagccactgtaccctgccttgaatgaatttttaaatctttttcccattaagaaaaagaagatatagaaaattaCCTTTTCGCTTTGGCTGGAAGGAGGATATCAGCTCGAGGGAAGGCAGTGGACGGTAATTGGCCTGTATCGCGGGTAACGGGAGGTCTGGCAACACTGGCAACACATCAGGCACCTGCAGGGGACAGACCCATGGGTGGAGAGTCAGTGAGTACGAGCACAGCTCTCTTTCCTACAGTCTATTCCCAGGAGCATTAACTGGACATCTTGCACAGGAAGATCCAGGTTGGAGGGGGCCACAGTCATGTCTGACACCACCTCAGTCAGGAAATAAATACAGATGAGCCCATCACAAGAGAATAATGCAGAAAATTCTTATTTGCGGTACCATATACCCTGACAACCAGTGAAGCCCAGAGGAAATTACTGCACACTGAAATTCAACATGCCCCCCAAAAGCAAGCTAAGGAAAACAGTGGCAGGGCAATCCTCTGAGCTCTGCAGGGCCAGGTGCTCTGGGTGGGAAGCCACCAAGGGGCTGAAGGGGTTACCTTTCTCAGCTTGGCTAAATCAGCTCCAGCCGGCTTCTCTGACTTGGTTTTGTTCACCTTGGGTAATTTCTGAACTGAGTCCAAGTTTTTACCAGTGCTTTTAGAgtcattttttttaagtcctttATCTCCAAGTGCTGTGGCTGAAGTTTtcacaatctttttctttttcttccggGGCTGGTCATAGCTGAGGTAGGATTCGAAAGACATGGTTGGCTGCTCGAATTCATCCTCCATATCTGTCTCCTCAACTTTAGGGAGGGAGCCCAGTGACTTTCTATCCGAATTAGTTTTGACTTTCCCTTCTGGAGTCTTTACGTTGTTAGAACCCTTCTCTTTTACCTTGGGCAACAGGTCTCCTGCTCCTTTTCCTGTGTCAAAGCTGTCCAGACCTTGCTTGCTTTTGTCCAATTTGGCtttctctgggtctctgtgcttTGGCTTTTTCAGGTGGTTGTCTGAAGCGGCCTCTGAGGGAGGCAAACACTTCTTCTTCAGGCTGCTGCCCTCTCTGTCCTTCTCTTTCTTTACGCCACTAGAGGGCGGTTTCTCCCTTGCACTGTCCCCTGAGGGTGGCCTTCGGTTCTCCTCTTTGGAGAGGGCCTTGTGTGATTTCTCTCTGCTCACCACAGAGGCCTTCTCATCACTCTTGGCATCCACGGGGCGTTTGTCCTTGTGGGAAGATTTGTGCTCCTTGTTTTGACTCACAACCCCTTTCCCATGGGGTTCACCCAGGTGTCGTTCTTGGCTGGCCCCCAGTCTGTCCTGAAAGGCATTGCTGTGGCCTTTCCCAGGCTTCTGGTGTGAAACAATGGGCTCCTGGTCCTCCTCCAGGGATCTGTAGTGGTCGACGTACATCTGATGAGGACTGGTACAAGATGGAGGGGATTGAACATGGCCATAATCAGAAGACTCAGGGTCTGAAGAGTAAGTTGGTGACATTCTGTGACACCTCTTTCTCTCGTCTCTCCTCTCATGACCGTGAGACACTTTGTGAGGTCTCTCGAGCTCCGAGAGTTTCCTATGTTTCTTCTGCCTGTGGTCAGGGCTATAGGATCGGCTCCCTGTGGCTTTCCAGGTTTCTTGGTAGTccccctccatctcctcctccttctgcagGGCATCCCGAGGGCGCTTTCGGGAATTGCTCTTCTCAAAGTCCTGTTCATCAGGCTcagcatttctaaaataaaagaaaaagcagacaAAGTAGGTCTAAATCTTGCTTCTTGAGGGACAAAGTCACAGAATCTGAACTCACCAAAGAAGTGAAGATGCAGAGTTAGAAACAACAAGGTCTTAAGAAGAAGATAAGTAGGTTATGCTTAAAGATACTCAAATCTTAAAACTGGGAAAACCCAAATGAGAAATGGTGAGTTTAACCACAAGATGCAAAGATCAAACATCTCACATACATGAAAACGTGGAGATTTATTAAAACATGGGGACATGTttaatttgttatataaaatgGGGGCTGCTCATTATTTATCTAGTTCACAACTTAAAAAAATGCCATTTAAGGAGCAGTTAGAAAGAAACataccaggccaggcgcagtggctcacgcctgtaatcccagcactttgggaggccgaggtgggcagatcacgaggtcaggagatcaaaaccatcctatcctggctaatacggcgaaaccctgtctctattaaaaatacaaaaaattagctgggcgtggtggcaggtgcctttggtcccagctactcaggaggctgaggcaggagaatggcgtgaacccgggaggcggagcttgcagtgagccgagatcacgccactgcactccagcctgggcaacagagcgagactccgtctcaaaaaaaaaaaaaaaaaaaaaaaaaaaagaaacgtacCAAAATGTTCATAACGTTTGTCTTTGCGTGATAGAAATAGGaaattttgatttctatttttaatattttctaatattctacAATGATCAtggattattttttataattgagGCAAAACAATttcagaaggcaaaagagaaataataaagaaaacctTTTCTATCTGTAAATTTAACCATGAAATTGAACAAACCTAAAGAGAAATGTTCTTACCGTTCCACAGGAACCAGCTTCTTCCACTGGGCCACTAGGTCCCTGGCAAAGCTTCCAACATGCTCGTGTTTTCGCAAGCTATTTACTGTTTTCCCAACCCCAGTCTCCTAAAATTTGACAAAGTAATTGTTAGAGGGTTCTGGAACTAGGCTAACGTTTTTCTAAAGAAATAAGGCTTTCTACTTTGAGAAACTCAACAAGCAATACTTCCTTCCTACAACATACCCTGCAAATCTTAACACTAAATTACTTTGTGTCTATGCCCCAAATCTCTAATGACACACAGTAGCAAAGTGTACCAAGTTCAGAACTTTAATAACAAGAGTGATTAGGGCAGGTGTTAGGCACTAAGATAAGAGCTTTGCAGACAGTTCTGAATCAGTCTTTACAATAACTCTGTGAAGCAGGAATCAGACCCATTTTACATAGGAGCAGCCTAAAGTCATAGAACTCAGATTTGAATCTGGGACTAGTTGATGCCAAAGTCAATGttcttttaattctaattttgaaataaagtcATTTAACAATATTCACCATTTTAACTAAAGTACATAATTCAGTGGTTTCCAGAACATTCACAATATTGTATAACCATTATAaccatctaattccagaacatttacaTTACCCTAAAAAGAAATCCTGTTCCTCCCAATTctcctagcccctggcaaccactaatctactttctgtctatggatttgcctattctggacatttcatataaatggaatcagaccatatatggccttttgtgtctggtttctttcacttccaAAGCCCATACTTGTAACCTTATTCTACACATTCTCCAGTGAGAAGGGAATGggatatcattatataatatttaaagtcACACAGTTCTTACCGCAAGAATGTCTACTGTAATAGGCAGGGTGGAgagtttcttcaaatatttcaacagctgcagagaagaaaacattaatttcAATAGTCATATTCACTTTAACAAGAATATCTGATTATTAAGTGCTTAGTGCTAACCATTTACAGTAATGAGTATAAGTATTATGCCTATTTACAGTAATAAGTAATATCCCTATTTTACAAGTATGAAAATAGGCTCATAAAAGTTATGTTTCTTGTCCCAAGATTCAAGTGGGGCAAGATTCACTCAGGTCTGTGGCTTTAGATTCCCTGCTTTCAACCACTGTGCTACACCAAGGGGAAATAAGATGTAGAGAAGAGAATCAAAACTTACCAACTCTGATAAAAGCCATCAACAACTATCATTTTTGCCCTAGTTTTGATAGAATTTATGAGAAAGGTACCAATTTTAGGGGAATTACCCATGGACCTGGCACAGAggaagtaaaaggaagaaaaagcctCTACAGGAAAAGACCATCATGTTTCCAGAAGGGCCACAGTGTTTAACAGAATTGTTTTCTTCTACATAAGTGTAAAGCCAAGAGTAATTTCAAGTTGCCAGAATCAGAGCTTGGATGTTAACGGTGGACACAAAATGCCTGGGTAGATTAGAAAAGTGATCTGGGTTTGACCACATTTCCTTCCTATAGTTCCTAAAACTAGGTCAAAATCAGTACAGCAGAGCTGTTAAGATGGAGTTCTGGAGTCAGAGACAGGCTTGACAGTCTGGCT includes these proteins:
- the ELOA gene encoding elongin-A, with protein sequence MHGGRSCGPRTRREPSSGEEAAPVTAMAAESALQVVEKLQARLAANPDPKKLLKYLKKLSTLPITVDILAETGVGKTVNSLRKHEHVGSFARDLVAQWKKLVPVERNAEPDEQDFEKSNSRKRPRDALQKEEEMEGDYQETWKATGSRSYSPDHRQKKHRKLSELERPHKVSHGHERRDERKRCHRMSPTYSSDPESSDYGHVQSPPSCTSPHQMYVDHYRSLEEDQEPIVSHQKPGKGHSNAFQDRLGASQERHLGEPHGKGVVSQNKEHKSSHKDKRPVDAKSDEKASVVSREKSHKALSKEENRRPPSGDSAREKPPSSGVKKEKDREGSSLKKKCLPPSEAASDNHLKKPKHRDPEKAKLDKSKQGLDSFDTGKGAGDLLPKVKEKGSNNVKTPEGKVKTNSDRKSLGSLPKVEETDMEDEFEQPTMSFESYLSYDQPRKKKKKIVKTSATALGDKGLKKNDSKSTGKNLDSVQKLPKVNKTKSEKPAGADLAKLRKVPDVLPVLPDLPLPAIQANYRPLPSLELISSFQPKRKAFSSPQEEEEAGFTGRRMNSKMQVYSGSKCAYLPKMMTLHQQCIRVLKNNIDSIFEVGGVPYSVLEPVLERCTPDQLYRIEEYNHVLIEETDQLWKVHCHRDFKEERPEEYESWREMYLRLQDAREQRLRVLTKNIQFAHANKPKGRQAKMAFVNSVAKPPRDVRRRQEKFGTGGAAIPEKIKIKPAPYPTGSSHASSSSNSFNPSPEEPAYDGPSTSSAHLAPVVSSTVSYDPRKPTVKKIAPMMAKTIKAFKNRFSRR